In Helianthus annuus cultivar XRQ/B chromosome 8, HanXRQr2.0-SUNRISE, whole genome shotgun sequence, a single genomic region encodes these proteins:
- the LOC110872507 gene encoding uncharacterized protein LOC110872507 isoform X1, translated as MKLLRHVWGPLFIVHQLLYRLKLSCCCMISLNKCFKRASNNKCLLFIALPQRSPLVSPVEVNFPPSTDTGRFWTDFCGGGCGFAMPISDTGKLITWGTTDDLGQSYVTSGRHGETPEPFPLPSEVSMVKAAAGWAHCVRVTVAGEVYTWGWKECVSFGTVLGDPYTDQDPETDLLDQGNINHCSHWHRNMVTGEFTNYDIK; from the exons ATGAAACTCCTGAGACACGTGTG GGGCCCGTTGTTTATCGTCCACCAACTCTTGTACCGGCTAAAGTTGTCCTGTTGTTGCATGATCTCGCTCAATAAATGCTTCAAACGAGCCAGCAACAACAAGTGTTTATTATTTATAG CCTTACCTCAACGCTCGCCATTAGTTTCTCCGGTCGAAGTTAACTTCCCACCGTCAACCGACACTGGTCGTTTCTGGACGGACTTTTGTGGCGGTGGCTGTGGGTTTGCTATGCCCATTTCAG ACACTGGGAAGCTAATCACATGGGGTACAACTGATGATCTTGGTCAAAGCTACGTGACCTCAGGGAGACATGGG GAAACACCGGAACCTTTTCCTCTTCCGAGTGAAGTTTCAATGGTGAAAGCTGCAGCAGGTTGGGCACATTGTGTCCGTGTAACAG TGGCTGGAGAGGTGTACACATGGGGATGGAAAGAGTGTGTGTCGTTTGGAACAGTTCTTGGAGACCCATACACAGATCAAGATCCAGAAACAGACTTACTTGATCAAGGTAATATTAATCATTGCAGTCATTGGCATAGGAATATGGTAACTGGTGAGTTCACTAACTATGATATTAAGTGA
- the LOC110872507 gene encoding uncharacterized protein LOC110872507 isoform X2: MKLLRHVWGPLFIVHQLLYRLKLSCCCMISLNKCFKRASNNKCLLFIALPQRSPLVSPVEVNFPPSTDTGRFWTDFCGGGCGFAMPISDTGKLITWGTTDDLGQSYVTSGRHGETPEPFPLPSEVSMVKAAAGWAHCVRVTVAGEVYTWGWKECVSFGTVLGDPYTDQDPETDLLDQVTVFCLIRLLI, encoded by the exons ATGAAACTCCTGAGACACGTGTG GGGCCCGTTGTTTATCGTCCACCAACTCTTGTACCGGCTAAAGTTGTCCTGTTGTTGCATGATCTCGCTCAATAAATGCTTCAAACGAGCCAGCAACAACAAGTGTTTATTATTTATAG CCTTACCTCAACGCTCGCCATTAGTTTCTCCGGTCGAAGTTAACTTCCCACCGTCAACCGACACTGGTCGTTTCTGGACGGACTTTTGTGGCGGTGGCTGTGGGTTTGCTATGCCCATTTCAG ACACTGGGAAGCTAATCACATGGGGTACAACTGATGATCTTGGTCAAAGCTACGTGACCTCAGGGAGACATGGG GAAACACCGGAACCTTTTCCTCTTCCGAGTGAAGTTTCAATGGTGAAAGCTGCAGCAGGTTGGGCACATTGTGTCCGTGTAACAG TGGCTGGAGAGGTGTACACATGGGGATGGAAAGAGTGTGTGTCGTTTGGAACAGTTCTTGGAGACCCATACACAGATCAAGATCCAGAAACAGACTTACTTGATCAAG TGACTGTTTTCTGCCTGATAAGGCTATTGATTTAA